A part of Spodoptera frugiperda isolate SF20-4 chromosome 25, AGI-APGP_CSIRO_Sfru_2.0, whole genome shotgun sequence genomic DNA contains:
- the LOC118267249 gene encoding enolase — translation MNGPNGIRCSSMENTSVVPLPVGGSPTSANSSDNYMYDDSSMSDGSLYASDQENLSTPRRRSDYRRLHRRRSSLRCPQQQIQQRQAANLRERRRMQSINDAFEGLRAHIPTLPYEKRLSKVDTLKLAIGYISFLGELVRVDRCSSETMLSGVANSHNKEEQKKVIIRARQIFDATGVPTVEVDMVTELGLFRIGVPSTDVKKIAEAVQLRDNNPAEYHGMGVLMAVKNINTIIAPELIKQNLEVTMQKEIDQFMISLDGTDTRSRLGANAIMVVSLVVAKAAAAKKGLPLYRHISDMGGVTSIILPVPHFTILTGGILSSNALPFQEYIVMPTGASSFAEAMRIGTEIYTYVKNIILSKYKVDNAYVADNGGFSIPLQSHRDALLFLSDAIKQCGYAGKAEIALNAAASDLYKDGAYDLEFKNPNSNPQEYMSSDKLAEIYLDNVKEFGVCSVEDAFDMDDWSAWSLLTTRTTAQLFGNDLTQTNLRRFGLAIEKKAGNTLGLRINQAGTLTEIIECFKLLKAAGFGVVICDRWGDTNDLFVADLVVGLSAGQIKCGAPVRGERVDKYNQVLRIEEELGALSKYAGKNFRGQAN, via the exons ATGAATGGACCTAATGGAATTAGATGTTCCTCTATGGAAAATACGAGTGTAGTGCCCTTGCCCGTGGGAGGTTCACCGACTTCAGCAAACAGTTCAGACAATTACATGTACGATGATTCTTCAATGTCTGACGGAAGCCTTTACGCTAGTGACCAAGAAAATTTATCAACTCCACGAAGAAG ATCAGACTACAGACGGTTGCACAGACGTAGATCTTCACTGAGATGTCCCCAGCAACAGATCCAGCAAAGACAGGCAGCCAACCTGCGCGAACGCCGACGTATGCAATCTATAAACGATGCCTTCGAAGGCCTACGAGCTCACATTCCCACCTTACCTTATGAAAAAAGGCTATCGAAAGTGGATACCCTGAAGTTAGCCATTGGGTATATCAGCTTTTTAGGCGAACTG GTACGAGTCGATCGCTGCTCCTCAGAGACCATGCTGTCAGGAGTGGCCAACTCTCACAACAAGGAGGAACAAAAGAAAGTTATTATAAGA GCTCGCCAAATATTTGACGCTACCGGGGTCCCAACCGTCGAAGTGGATATGGTAACAGAACTTGGGTTGTTTCGCATCGGTGTTCCATCAACTGATGTTAAGAAAATAGCTGAAGCCGTACAACTTCGAGATAATAATCCGGCTGAGTACCACGGTATGGGTGTTCTGATGGCtgtcaaaaatataaacaccaTTATAGCACCAGAACTCATTAAGCAGAACCTTGAGGTTACTATGCAAAAGGAAATAGACCAATTCATGATCTCTCTCGACGGCACTGATACCAGGTCTAGACTTGGTGCCAACGCAATCATGGTTGTGTCGTTAGTAGTAGCCAAGGCTGCAGCCGCTAAGAAAGGACTGCCCCTCTACAGACATATCTCAGACATGGGAGGAGTCACCAGCATCATATTGCCGGTACCTCATTTTACAATTCTGACAGGAGGCATATTATCCTCTAACGCACTGCCATTCCAAGAATACATAGTAATGCCTACTGGAGCCTCGTCTTTCGCGGAGGCGATGCGTATTGGCACGGAAATATATACGTACGTCAAGAACATTATATTGAGCAAGTACAAAGTCGATAATGCGTATGTAGCTGATAACGGCGGGTTTTCAATTCCATTACAGAGTCACAGAGATGCCCTTCTTTTCCTTTCTGACGCAATCAAGCAATGTGGATATGCGGGTAAGGCTGAAATAGCTCTCAATGCGGCCGCCTCGGATTTATATAAAGACGGAGCATATGACTTAGAATTTAAAAATCCTAATTCAAATCCGCAAGAATATATGTCGTCTGACAAACTCGCCGAGATATATTTGGATAACGTGAAAGAATTTGGGGTATGTTCCGTTGAAGACGCCTTCGATATGGACGACTGGTCTGCGTGGTCCCTGCTTACAACTCGCACTACAGCTCAACTCTTTGGCAATGATCTAACACAGACCAACCTAAGACGATTTGGCCTCGCTATCGAAAAAAAGGCTGGTAATACACTTGGTTTGCGAATAAATCAAGCAGGTACTTTGACTGAAATCATTGAATGTTTTAAGTTGCTGAAAGCTGCTGGTTTTGGCGTGGTTATATGTGACAGATGGGGAGATACTAATGATTTGTTTGTGGCTGACCTGGTAGTCGGATTGTCTGCAGGCCAGATCAAGTGCGGAGCTCCAGTGCGCGGCGAACGTGTTGACAAGTACAACCAAGTTCTCAGAATCGAAGAAGAGTTGGGAGCGCTGTCTAAATATGCTGGTAAAAACTTTCGCGGACAAGCGAATtga